A portion of the Enterobacter sp. SA187 genome contains these proteins:
- the yfcG gene encoding GSH-dependent disulfide bond oxidoreductase has product MIDLYYAPTPNGHKITLFLEEAELDYRLIPVNIGKGDQFRAEFLEISPNNKIPAIVDHTPSDGGAPLSLFESGEILLYLAEKTGLLLSGELRERHRTLQWLFWQVGGLGPMLGQNHHFNHFAPKPEPYAIERYQVETQRLYNVLNKRLEQVPWLGGEHYSIADIAAWPWVNSHERQRIDLNNFPAVNNWFERIRNRPATQRAMQKAQQL; this is encoded by the coding sequence ATGATCGATCTCTATTACGCCCCGACGCCGAACGGCCATAAAATCACCTTGTTTCTGGAAGAGGCTGAACTTGATTATCGTCTGATACCGGTAAATATCGGCAAAGGCGATCAGTTTCGCGCTGAGTTTCTGGAAATATCGCCCAATAATAAAATACCGGCCATTGTTGATCATACGCCTTCAGATGGCGGTGCGCCCCTGAGCCTGTTCGAGTCCGGGGAGATCCTGCTTTATCTGGCAGAGAAAACCGGCCTGCTGCTGAGCGGCGAGCTGCGCGAGCGGCACCGAACGCTGCAATGGCTGTTCTGGCAGGTGGGCGGCCTCGGCCCGATGCTCGGGCAAAATCATCATTTCAACCACTTCGCCCCTAAACCCGAACCTTACGCTATTGAACGCTATCAGGTGGAAACCCAGCGGCTTTATAACGTACTGAACAAACGCCTTGAGCAGGTGCCCTGGCTGGGCGGGGAACATTACAGCATCGCGGATATCGCCGCCTGGCCGTGGGTCAACAGCCATGAGCGCCAGCGGATTGATTTAAATAATTTTCCCGCGGTTAATAACTGGTTTGAGCGCATTCGTAATCGCCCCGCTACCCAGCGGGCAATGCAAAAAGCGCAGCAACTTTAG